A window of the Lactuca sativa cultivar Salinas chromosome 5, Lsat_Salinas_v11, whole genome shotgun sequence genome harbors these coding sequences:
- the LOC111908418 gene encoding anthocyanidin 3-O-glucosyltransferase 5 produces METCGEINNASSLKPHVAFLASPGMGHITPLFELALRLLTQHNFQVTFLVITTDSTVAQYNYLHATPHPDLHIVDLPPADMSGLLFDDMTAVARLCVIVQESIRSLRSVLLSGLKNRPKLQAFIIDIFCTGVFDACKDLSIPVYSFFTASAALLAFSLYLPTLDREVEGEFVDLPEPIKIPGCNQIQTHDLLDQVRNRKIDEYKWYLMHVSRLSMATGIFANTWHDLEPVWLKALEIEPFFADIPTPPVYPIGPLTKRIESASDGNADTKEVMAWLDRQPKDSVLFVALGSGGTLTNMQLTELALGLELSQQRFILVVRTPSDSAFAALFTAGVDSDDPRGYLPDGFVERTKEVGLVVSSWAPQVAVLNHPSTGAYLSHCGWNSTLESIKHGVPMIGWPLYAEQRMNATMLSDEIGVAVKMPVVGERGETVVVGRKEIEQVVRVVMEGEEGRKIRKRVKELEASARETLSCGGSSYEILAGVAESWKRQGCGMTTRTCIEPD; encoded by the coding sequence ATGGAGACATGCGGGGAGATTAACAATGCGAGTTCATTGAAGCCCCATGTGGCTTTCCTCGCAAGCCCAGGAATGGGTCACATCACCCCCCTCTTCGAGCTCGCCCTTCGTCTTCTCACTCAACATAACTTTCAGGTCACTTTTCTGGTTATCACCACCGATTCCACGGTTGCTCAATACAACTACCTCCACGCCACCCCACATCCCGACCTCCATATCGTCGATCTCCCCCCTGCGGACATGTCCGGCCTCCTCTTCGATGATATGACAGCCGTCGCCCGCCTCTGCGTCATAGTCCAGGAGTCCATCCGCTCGCTTCGGTCAGTGTTGTTGTCTGGATTAAAAAACCGACCGAAGCTTCAAGCTTTTATCATCGACATCTTCTGCACCGGCGTTTTTGATGCATGTAAAGACCTATCCATTCCGGTTTACTCGTTTTTCACGGCATCAGCAGCTCTTTTGGCGTTTTCCTTGTATCTTCCGACGCTTGACAGGGAAGTTGAAGGCGAGTTCGTAGATCTACCGGAACCCATCAAGATACCGGGTTGTAACCAAATCCAAACCCACGACTTACTGGATCAAGTCCGGAACAGAAAGATCGACGAGTACAAATGGTACTTGATGCATGTCAGCAGGTTATCCATGGCTACAGGGATATTCGCAAATACTTGGCACGATCTTGAACCGGTATGGCTCAAAGCTCTAGAAATCGAACCCTTCTTCGCTGACATTCCCACACCGCCGGTTTATCCCATTGGACCGCTTACTAAACGGATTGAATCGGCTTCGGATGGAAACGCCGACACGAAAGAAGTTATGGCATGGCTGGACAGACAACCAAAAGACTCGGTTCTGTTTGTTGCACTCGGAAGTGGCGGGACACTGACAAATATGCAACTAACTGAGTTGGCATTAGGTTTAGAACTGAGTCAGCAACGGTTCATCCTGGTGGTGCGAACTCCGAGTGACTCTGCTTTTGCTGCTCTTTTTACCGCCGGGGTTGACTCAGACGATCCTAGAGGGTACTTGCCAGATGGGTTTGTTGAGAGGACAAAGGAAGTAGGGCTGGTCGTGAGCTCATGGGCACCGCAGGTGGCGGTGCTGAACCACCCATCTACCGGAGCATATTTGTCTCATTGTGGGTGGAACTCTACCTTGGAGAGCATTAAACATGGTGTTCCGATGATCGGGTGGCCGCTATATGCGGAGCAGAGGATGAATGCGACGATGTTGAGCGATGAGATAGGGGTGGCAGTGAAGATGCCGGTGGTCGGGGAAAGAGGAGAGACGGTGGTGGTGGGGAGAAAGGAGATAGAGCAGGTGGTGAGGGTGGTTATGGAAGGTGAGGAGGGTAGGAAGATTAGGAAAAGGGTTAAAGAACTAGAAGCAAGTGCTAGAGAGACACTGAGTTGTGGCGGGTCATCTTATGAAATACTCGCCGGAGTTGCCGAGTCATGGAAACGGCAGGGTTGTGGGATGACCACAAGAACTTGCATTGAACCTGACTAG